GGCAGTGCAGAAACAAATTTCGGCAGAATACTCAAAGAAGATTTTGCTGATCATCGTGATGAAATGATCATCTCCACCAAAGCCGGCTATACCATGTGGGATGGCCCTTATGGCGACTGGGGATCAAAGAAATATCTTGTTGCAAGTCTTGATCAAAGTTTAAAACGCATGCAACTCGATTATGTTGATATATTTTATCATCATCGTCCCGATCCTGACACGCCGTTAGAAGAAACAATGACAGCATTGGATTTGATTGTTCGCCAGGGCAAAGCATTGTATGTTGGTCTTTCCAACTACAGAAGTGCAGATGCTGCAAAAGCATTTGCGTTGTTAAAAGAATTAGGAACGCCTTGCTTAATTCATCAACCAAAGTATCACATGTTTGAGCGTTGGGTGGAAACAGATGGATTGCTGAATGTATTGGAAGCTAACGGTGTGGGTTGTATTCCCTTCTCACCATTGGCGCAAGGGTTGTTAACGAATAAATATCTCCATGGCATTCCCGAAGGATCAAGAGCAGTAAGAGGAGGATCGTTGAAACAGGAACAGATTACTGAAACTGTACTGGCAAAAATACAATCGTTGAATGCTATTGCCACAACACGCAATCAAACGCTGGCACAAATGGCATTGGCCTGGTTATTAAAAGATGAACGTGTAACATCGGTGTTGATTGGTGCAAGCAGTAGTGCACAGTTGCTTGACTCTGTTGCCTGTTTAAATAATCTTTCCTTTAGCAAGAATGAATTGGCGAAAATTGAAGCGATTCTGGGGTAAGGGAATAACCGTTGTAATTCTTGTTCCCGGCTTCGGCTTGGGCCTGACCACGGGCAGACGTTCGGCCATTATATTTCGATTAACAGTGTTGAAGTTGTTGAATAAATATATTTAGAACTATTAAGTAAACTCAATTGATATGAGAAAAATAAGCTTGCTCCTTCTTGCTTTTCAATGCATCGTCTTATCTGTATTCGCACAGGTAAAAGTTGATCATCTAAAAACTGAAAACCTAACCAATCCCATCGGGCTTGATGTACTGCAACCATACTTCAGCTGGCAGTTAAGTTCCAATCAACGCAATGTGATGCAATCAGCTTACGAAATAAGAGTAGGTGTAGAAGCTGCAGCTTTAGTAAAAGGCGAAGGCATTTGGAAGAGCGGTAAGATCACATCCGATCAATCGATTCATGTGCCGTACAAAGGCATTGCCTTGCAGTCGGGCAAAAAATATTACTGGCAGGTGCGTGTGTAT
The DNA window shown above is from Lacibacter sp. H375 and carries:
- the mgrA gene encoding L-glyceraldehyde 3-phosphate reductase, with protein sequence MSYSANEQRYQQMQYRRCGKSGIQLSALSLGLWQNFGDVNDETIYRKTLHTAFDCGITHFDLANNYGPTPGSAETNFGRILKEDFADHRDEMIISTKAGYTMWDGPYGDWGSKKYLVASLDQSLKRMQLDYVDIFYHHRPDPDTPLEETMTALDLIVRQGKALYVGLSNYRSADAAKAFALLKELGTPCLIHQPKYHMFERWVETDGLLNVLEANGVGCIPFSPLAQGLLTNKYLHGIPEGSRAVRGGSLKQEQITETVLAKIQSLNAIATTRNQTLAQMALAWLLKDERVTSVLIGASSSAQLLDSVACLNNLSFSKNELAKIEAILG